TACGGCCGAAGCCAGGTCTGTCGTGAATTTCAGTCTGCCCGCATCGTGATTCCTTTTTACCAGTTCTTTAAGGCCGGGCTCATAGATCGGCATGATACCTTTTTCGATATTATCGATCCTGGACTTGTCTATATCCACGCAGGTGACCATGTTGCCAAAATCGGCGAGACACGCTCCGCTTACAAGCCCGACATATCCGGTACCAACCATACAGATCTTCGGCATTCCATACCCCTTTTTCTGATCACTCCATTATCCGGGTCCGGCTGCGCCACCCCCGGAAACCGGCCATCTGGCCGTATTCATTGATTAATAACAGTTTTCCTTCAAGGATGCCAACGCTCTGTTCGTCGGGCCTGTTCACCAGGCGGTTTGACCAACAGGCATTTTCACCAGGCGGTCTGTCCGTCAGGCCTCTTCACCAGGCGGACCGTTCGTTGAACCACTGCCACTATTCAGCGGCCGATCTCGACTATTCAGTAACCGATTTCGACAACCACCAGTCGAACAGTTCCCTGAGCATCCTCTCTCTTCCTATCTGCGGTTCCCATCCGGTATCCTTTGCCAGTCTGTGGTTATCGCCCGTCAATACAGGCACATCCACCTGGCGGACGTGGGTCGGATCGACCTCTTTTCTCACATCCCCTCCCGTCATCGCTATCAGCGAATCCAGAGCCTCTTCGAGAGCCAGGCCATCACCGCTGCACACGTTGTAGACCCTGCCCTCGATACCCTTCTCCAACAGTAGCCCGTAGGCGCGGACGACATCTCTGACATCGAGAAAATCCCTGACAATATTGGTGTTCCCCGTCTTTACCACCGGCTCCACAGTACCTGACGTGATGGCCGCGCATTGTCTGGCAAATGCCGGAAGTACAAATTTTTCCGACTGTCCGGCTCCGGTATGACTGAAACTCCTCGTCAGGACCACCCGCGTGCCAAAAGCCCTGAAATACTGCATAGCTAGCAGGTTCTGTGCCGCCTTGCTCGATGCGTACGGGCTGATCGGCTCGATCGGAGAATCTTCCCCCAGGGGCATTTCCTCCGGACACCTCACCCCGTACTCGTCGCACGAACCGGTTATCAGTATCCTGGCTTTTGTCTTCGCATTTCTGTCGGATTCAAGAAGATTGAGGGCGCCCATGAGGTTAGCCCGGTAAGTCCCGGCCGGATCATCGAATGAACGCGCCGCAGAACTCTGGGCGGCCAGGTGAATGATCCCTCCCGGACTTTCTTCGCTTATAAGTGACTGGACCGATCGTTTGTCGGTCAGATCACACTGCCGGTAGGAACAACCCGGCACGGAGCCTGTCCGGTCAGGCCGAGCGGCAGCGGCGAGGTCTACCTCCAGCACTTCATGTCCGTTGCGGACCAGCTCGCTGGCAAGATAACCTCCCACAAAACCGTTCGAACCTGTGACTATGACCTTCATCATGCCTGCTCCCGGATCATCCGTGGCTGGCACAGTTACGCCAGAATTCGAGAAGGTCGGAAAGTGTCTTTTCTATTGGAATCTCGGGCTTCCACCCGGTATCAGATGTAAATTCGCTGTTATCCCCCTCAAGCAGGGGGACATCGCTCGGGCGGAGCCTTCCCTTGTCGGTCCTGACCTCTACCTTCACCCCGCTGATCTCAATGAGCTGGTCAAGAATCTCCTTGATACTGTAGCTTTTCCCCGTACAGATGTTGTATGCCTTCCCAGGTTTACCCTTTTCGAGAGAGAGCCAGTACGCCCTGACCATATCTCTCACATCTGTAAAGTCGCGCCTGGCGTCCAGGTTTCCCACTTCCATCACAGGGTCCTTGCGTCCCTGCTCTATATCGATGATCTGTTTTGCAAAATCACTGCACACAAAGACCGGGCCTCTCCTCGGGCCTGTATGATTGAACCCTCGCGTCCTCACGATCTTCATGCCGTAACTCATAAAATACTGGTACCCGAGCATATCCTGTCCGACCTTGCTGACACCGTACGGGCTCAGGGGCCTCAGCGGACTACTCTCCTTGATCGGGACCTCGTCCGGGTAGACCATGCCATATTCCTCACTCGAACAGGCGATCTGTATACGACAGTCGACATCGAGTTTTTTGACCGCTTCGAAGATATTCAGCTGGCCTATGATATTGGTCGTCAGCGATTCGGACGGAGCATTCCAGGATGTCGGCACAAATGACTGAGCGGCCAGATGGAAGATATATTCGGGCCTGATCTTCTCGATCACGTCGCGTGTCGATGAAGCATCCCGAAGGTCACATTCCAGAAGATTGATCCGGTCCCATATATGCTCGATATTCTCTGTACGGCTTCTCCAGCGTATTATGCCGTAGAGTTCCACATCTTTTTTCGACAGACAGAGGTCGGCGAGGTGGCTCCCGGCAAAGCCGGTGATCCCGGTAATCAATACTCGCATCAGGCTCCCTTTCTTATTGTCCCTGATTCCTATGCAGCTACAGACTATTGATTATATCAGAATAATCGATGCGGTCAAGTTGTCAAAAACAAATGC
The Candidatus Latescibacterota bacterium DNA segment above includes these coding regions:
- a CDS encoding GDP-mannose 4,6-dehydratase → MMKVIVTGSNGFVGGYLASELVRNGHEVLEVDLAAAARPDRTGSVPGCSYRQCDLTDKRSVQSLISEESPGGIIHLAAQSSAARSFDDPAGTYRANLMGALNLLESDRNAKTKARILITGSCDEYGVRCPEEMPLGEDSPIEPISPYASSKAAQNLLAMQYFRAFGTRVVLTRSFSHTGAGQSEKFVLPAFARQCAAITSGTVEPVVKTGNTNIVRDFLDVRDVVRAYGLLLEKGIEGRVYNVCSGDGLALEEALDSLIAMTGGDVRKEVDPTHVRQVDVPVLTGDNHRLAKDTGWEPQIGRERMLRELFDWWLSKSVTE
- a CDS encoding GDP-mannose 4,6-dehydratase, which produces MRVLITGITGFAGSHLADLCLSKKDVELYGIIRWRSRTENIEHIWDRINLLECDLRDASSTRDVIEKIRPEYIFHLAAQSFVPTSWNAPSESLTTNIIGQLNIFEAVKKLDVDCRIQIACSSEEYGMVYPDEVPIKESSPLRPLSPYGVSKVGQDMLGYQYFMSYGMKIVRTRGFNHTGPRRGPVFVCSDFAKQIIDIEQGRKDPVMEVGNLDARRDFTDVRDMVRAYWLSLEKGKPGKAYNICTGKSYSIKEILDQLIEISGVKVEVRTDKGRLRPSDVPLLEGDNSEFTSDTGWKPEIPIEKTLSDLLEFWRNCASHG